From Ferrimicrobium acidiphilum DSM 19497, one genomic window encodes:
- a CDS encoding maleylpyruvate isomerase N-terminal domain-containing protein produces MSATRSAFACATDGFVELVGQIQDPQWHLPGLGVWDVRALVGHSARALVTLETYLNNPISEGSLIESPAAYFRLMLGDGSDPKQRQIQDEAIAERGREAGRDLGANPIEMISSLASRVLVLVEGVKDDRLLTIPAGVISFANYLPTRTFELSVHSLDIAQALQLELPVVLTDAIAASLELAAQIGALRSDAPELLRLLTGRRTQGGSLSVL; encoded by the coding sequence ATGAGCGCTACTAGGTCAGCATTCGCCTGTGCTACAGATGGCTTCGTCGAACTTGTCGGCCAGATCCAAGACCCACAGTGGCACCTGCCTGGTCTCGGCGTTTGGGATGTGAGGGCACTGGTTGGCCACAGCGCTCGCGCACTCGTAACCCTTGAAACCTATCTCAACAACCCCATATCCGAGGGCTCACTCATCGAAAGTCCGGCAGCCTATTTCCGACTCATGCTCGGCGATGGTTCAGATCCTAAGCAACGCCAAATCCAGGACGAAGCGATCGCGGAACGAGGCCGAGAGGCTGGACGCGATCTGGGTGCCAATCCCATTGAAATGATCTCATCGCTTGCCAGTCGCGTGCTGGTCTTGGTCGAGGGCGTTAAAGACGATAGACTCCTTACGATTCCCGCTGGCGTGATCTCGTTTGCCAATTATCTACCGACACGTACCTTTGAACTTAGTGTCCATAGCCTCGATATCGCTCAAGCCTTGCAACTAGAGCTCCCTGTAGTACTTACCGACGCTATTGCGGCTTCGCTCGAACTTGCCGCTCAAATCGGAGCCCTCCGCTCTGATGCACCAGAACTACTCCGTCTCTTGACCGGGCGACGGACTCAAGGGGGCTCCCTCAGTGTTCTTTAA
- a CDS encoding MFS transporter, which yields MSVFAIVPFRKVWFGALSGNSGRFAVILVAGWEAYRLGGDSAIWPSLVSFFLLTPTMVFGLIAGTYADRMNRAKVAAVGQTINAAVCFAAGIFAFTHSMSLGIVLATAAVVGIGNSIQGPAWQTLIPNLVGQDKIVDGALATRIAQQGSELIGPAIGTLVLTTMGPGWTFMLCSAFYLGGMLLLLSVRGHARPIVDKNTFAKRTPVRRQVVEGLSYVKNTSPIGLLFVWVTCHCSLTMATFGILPTIASVNFHGSAGVYGVLLTTFGLGSVLGPLVLLLFRRLPPGWVLWATGILSGAPLVVIGFTHSELLAGLMSMLAGAGQAVFMSMIYGSVMSCSANTMRGRVSSVQLSATTGAMGLASLGWGALVSVASAGLVLAVPGAVFVAICFGLIGRVGSVNRSVASQTEVIRVDNVRRSEAEGTDTDK from the coding sequence ATGTCAGTCTTTGCAATTGTCCCGTTTCGTAAGGTCTGGTTCGGTGCTCTGTCAGGAAATTCTGGTCGCTTTGCTGTCATCCTGGTAGCAGGCTGGGAAGCCTACCGACTTGGCGGGGACTCTGCCATATGGCCAAGTCTGGTCAGCTTCTTTCTACTCACACCCACGATGGTCTTCGGGCTCATCGCCGGCACCTACGCAGATCGAATGAATCGAGCAAAGGTCGCAGCAGTGGGCCAGACTATCAACGCCGCCGTCTGTTTTGCGGCAGGCATATTCGCCTTCACTCACTCAATGAGTCTTGGCATCGTCTTAGCTACCGCCGCTGTCGTCGGGATTGGTAATTCAATCCAGGGTCCGGCCTGGCAGACACTGATTCCGAACCTAGTGGGACAGGACAAGATCGTAGATGGTGCGCTTGCGACCAGGATCGCACAACAAGGATCTGAACTCATTGGTCCCGCAATAGGCACGTTGGTTCTCACCACCATGGGTCCTGGCTGGACGTTTATGTTATGTTCGGCGTTTTATCTTGGCGGTATGTTGCTGTTGCTCAGCGTAAGGGGCCACGCCAGGCCGATTGTCGATAAGAACACCTTTGCAAAGCGCACTCCCGTACGACGCCAGGTTGTCGAGGGCCTTTCGTATGTCAAAAACACGAGCCCAATCGGTCTGCTCTTTGTCTGGGTCACCTGCCACTGCAGTTTGACCATGGCTACGTTTGGGATACTGCCCACGATAGCGAGTGTCAACTTCCATGGATCTGCAGGAGTCTACGGGGTCTTGTTGACCACCTTTGGACTGGGTTCGGTTCTTGGACCCCTGGTCTTACTTTTGTTTCGCAGGTTGCCTCCAGGTTGGGTGCTTTGGGCTACCGGCATACTTTCAGGCGCTCCATTGGTCGTCATTGGCTTTACACATAGCGAGTTGTTGGCGGGACTAATGTCCATGCTTGCCGGTGCCGGACAGGCCGTGTTTATGTCGATGATCTATGGAAGCGTCATGAGTTGCTCTGCTAATACCATGCGCGGCCGAGTCTCGAGTGTGCAGCTGTCAGCTACCACCGGTGCCATGGGTCTCGCAAGCCTAGGGTGGGGAGCACTCGTGTCGGTGGCGTCCGCAGGTCTGGTCCTGGCGGTTCCGGGAGCAGTGTTTGTGGCTATCTGCTTTGGTTTGATCGGGCGCGTCGGCAGCGTCAATCGATCGGTGGCCTCCCAGACAGAGGTGATCAGAGTAGACAATGTTCGACGGTCAGAGGCAGAGGGAACTGACACCGATAAGTAG
- a CDS encoding (2Fe-2S)-binding protein produces MRVAIKVNGQECSSEIEPRLLLVHFLRSTLGLTGTHWGCDTSNCGACTVWLDGVPVKSCTTLAAMADGHEVKTIEGLESSGVLDPVQQGFIEEHGLQCGFCTPGMMMAARALLDRNPDPDEATIREAISGNLCRCTGYENIVRAIRWAAAHQTAQEGAIA; encoded by the coding sequence ATGCGGGTTGCTATAAAGGTCAACGGTCAGGAGTGCTCGTCAGAGATCGAGCCGAGGCTTCTTTTGGTTCATTTTCTTCGATCGACTCTTGGACTCACCGGCACACACTGGGGTTGTGATACCTCAAACTGTGGGGCGTGCACCGTTTGGCTTGACGGCGTGCCGGTGAAGAGTTGCACTACGCTGGCCGCTATGGCCGATGGCCATGAGGTCAAAACTATTGAAGGCCTGGAGTCGAGCGGCGTTCTCGACCCGGTTCAACAAGGCTTCATTGAAGAGCATGGGCTCCAGTGTGGATTTTGTACTCCTGGAATGATGATGGCCGCTAGAGCCCTACTCGATCGCAATCCAGATCCCGATGAGGCTACGATTCGGGAGGCGATCTCCGGGAATCTTTGTCGGTGTACTGGTTATGAAAATATTGTCCGTGCTATCCGGTGGGCAGCGGCTCATCAGACCGCACAGGAAGGAGCCATCGCGTGA
- a CDS encoding XdhC family protein: protein MIRQDLSSRRDVLRQSRTPFVHALVVYAQPPTSAKPGDEAIVLSDGTIEGFVGGDCAEATVRQQSLETLHSGETMLLRITPDVENDVVGKKVVHNPCLSGGTLEVFLEPLIPPPLVYVIGNTPVAESLVSLGSVVGYAMATYSGTIAKDAHALVVASHGKNEDEALVDALVEGVPYVGLVASKKRGADVVARLAIDEALKAKVRTPAGLPIGAYTAGEIALSILAEIVAERPSGVVGCYEGTRALTTEIDPVCGMEVVVSEASLHSVHPDPDQNGRLVWFCGNGCQRAFLADPTAFAGARGNH, encoded by the coding sequence ATGATTCGCCAGGATTTGTCGTCTCGTCGTGATGTTTTGCGCCAGTCTCGCACACCATTCGTTCATGCGCTCGTGGTGTATGCGCAACCTCCGACATCGGCCAAACCGGGTGATGAGGCAATCGTTTTATCTGACGGTACTATTGAGGGTTTCGTCGGTGGTGATTGTGCTGAGGCGACGGTTCGACAACAATCTCTTGAGACCCTTCACTCAGGCGAGACGATGCTGTTGCGCATCACCCCCGATGTAGAGAATGATGTGGTTGGCAAGAAGGTCGTTCATAACCCGTGTTTGTCGGGAGGGACGTTGGAGGTGTTCCTCGAGCCTCTGATTCCACCGCCACTCGTGTATGTCATTGGTAATACCCCCGTCGCCGAATCCTTGGTGTCCTTGGGCAGCGTCGTCGGGTACGCGATGGCGACCTACTCCGGGACGATCGCCAAAGACGCACACGCTCTTGTAGTAGCATCGCACGGAAAGAACGAGGATGAGGCACTTGTGGATGCACTTGTTGAGGGTGTGCCTTATGTTGGGCTCGTAGCCAGCAAGAAAAGAGGGGCTGATGTGGTGGCTCGACTTGCCATCGATGAAGCACTCAAGGCTAAGGTGAGAACCCCGGCGGGGCTACCCATCGGCGCTTATACGGCAGGAGAGATCGCTCTGTCGATTCTGGCGGAGATCGTTGCGGAGCGTCCTAGTGGAGTCGTTGGTTGCTACGAGGGAACTCGGGCCCTTACTACCGAGATCGATCCTGTCTGCGGCATGGAGGTGGTGGTGTCGGAGGCGTCGCTACATTCGGTGCACCCCGATCCCGATCAGAACGGGCGACTGGTGTGGTTCTGTGGGAATGGATGTCAGAGAGCATTCCTCGCCGACCCGACGGCGTTTGCAGGTGCGAGAGGAAATCATTGA
- a CDS encoding aerobic carbon-monoxide dehydrogenase large subunit, with protein MLRKEDARFVRGQGHYVDDVNLPGMLHSAILRSPYAHARIVSIDTSAAEAHPKVKAVITGKMLEDLKLAWMPTLSGDVVAVLATDKVRFQGQEVAYVVAEDEYSARDALELIEVDYEPLPAVVDAKHALDPDAPIIRDDLEGRADNKIYDWEAGDAAACDEVFSNAEVVVSEDMIYPRVHPAPMETCGSVASLDKVTGKLTMWTTTQAPHAHRTIYALVAGLPEQKIQVISPDIGGGFGNKVGIYPGYVLSIVGSIVTGAPVKWMEDRSENLMSTSFARDYHMHGEIAATKEGKILGLRVHVLADHGAFNGVAQPTKFPAGFFHIFTGSYDYPAAHCKVTAVYTNKALGGVAYACSFRITEAVYLVERMVTCLAYELQMDPAELRMKNLLRPEQFPYMSPTGWEYDSGDYPRALKEAMRIAGYEDLRAEQAARRARATEPGADPSTPLMGIGLSFFTEGVGAGPRKHMDILGLGMADGCELRVHPTGKAQLRLSVQTQGQGHETTFAQIVSHVIGLPPEDIEVVHGDTDNTPFGLGTYGSRSTPVSGAAAAVAAQRIKDKARVIAAAALECSVEDLEWEHGRWYVKGDPSQGKTIAEIAMAAHSSLELPEGVEGHLDASVVYNPPNLTYPFGAYICVVDVDPQTGAVKVRRFIAVDDCGPRINPMIVEGQVHGGLADGLGMALMEVIAFDPDGNNLGGSFMDYLLPTSMECPSWELGETVTPSPHHPIGVKGVGESATVGSPPAVVNAVLDALQIRHADMPFTPAMTWRALQGRPMRPDLAIE; from the coding sequence ATGCTTCGAAAAGAAGATGCGCGTTTTGTGCGCGGCCAGGGGCACTATGTCGATGACGTTAACTTGCCCGGTATGCTGCACAGCGCAATTCTTCGGAGCCCCTACGCGCATGCACGTATCGTCTCGATCGACACTAGCGCTGCCGAGGCTCATCCGAAGGTCAAGGCTGTGATCACCGGCAAAATGCTCGAAGATCTCAAGCTCGCATGGATGCCGACTCTCTCTGGTGACGTAGTGGCGGTGTTGGCGACGGATAAGGTCAGATTTCAGGGTCAAGAGGTGGCCTATGTGGTGGCCGAGGACGAGTATTCGGCGCGCGATGCGCTTGAACTCATTGAGGTAGATTATGAACCACTTCCGGCAGTAGTCGACGCCAAGCACGCTCTCGATCCAGATGCACCAATTATTCGAGATGACCTTGAAGGTAGGGCAGATAACAAGATTTACGACTGGGAGGCAGGGGATGCCGCCGCTTGTGATGAGGTATTTTCTAATGCAGAGGTCGTCGTATCCGAGGATATGATCTACCCTCGCGTTCATCCTGCCCCAATGGAGACCTGCGGGTCTGTTGCCTCTTTGGACAAGGTAACCGGCAAGTTGACGATGTGGACTACCACACAGGCACCGCACGCGCACCGGACCATCTACGCATTGGTAGCGGGGCTGCCCGAGCAGAAGATACAGGTGATATCGCCGGACATCGGTGGAGGGTTTGGGAATAAGGTCGGCATCTATCCTGGATATGTCCTCTCGATCGTAGGATCCATCGTCACTGGTGCACCTGTCAAGTGGATGGAGGATCGCTCCGAGAACCTGATGTCGACCTCTTTCGCCCGCGACTATCACATGCATGGGGAGATCGCCGCCACCAAGGAAGGAAAGATTCTGGGCCTCAGGGTTCATGTGTTGGCTGACCATGGCGCCTTCAATGGAGTTGCACAGCCCACGAAGTTCCCAGCAGGATTCTTTCACATTTTCACCGGCTCCTACGACTATCCGGCCGCACATTGCAAGGTCACTGCGGTCTATACCAATAAGGCACTCGGCGGTGTGGCTTATGCATGCTCGTTTCGGATCACAGAGGCTGTGTACTTGGTGGAGCGTATGGTGACCTGTCTGGCCTATGAGTTGCAGATGGATCCGGCCGAGTTGCGAATGAAGAACCTCTTAAGGCCCGAGCAATTTCCCTATATGTCGCCGACTGGTTGGGAATACGACTCTGGCGACTACCCGCGAGCGCTTAAGGAGGCGATGCGGATAGCGGGTTACGAGGATCTCAGAGCTGAACAGGCGGCCAGACGAGCTCGGGCTACAGAGCCGGGGGCAGATCCTTCAACTCCTCTCATGGGCATCGGTCTGTCGTTCTTCACCGAAGGGGTCGGTGCTGGTCCAAGGAAGCACATGGACATCCTGGGTCTCGGAATGGCCGACGGATGTGAGCTACGTGTGCACCCGACTGGGAAGGCACAGCTCCGGCTCAGTGTACAGACACAGGGACAGGGCCACGAGACGACGTTCGCCCAGATCGTGTCTCATGTGATAGGACTGCCGCCGGAGGACATCGAGGTGGTGCATGGTGACACCGACAACACTCCATTTGGGTTAGGAACCTATGGCTCTCGTTCTACTCCCGTATCAGGAGCGGCGGCGGCGGTGGCGGCACAACGCATCAAGGATAAGGCGCGAGTGATTGCTGCTGCTGCGCTTGAGTGCTCGGTCGAGGATTTGGAGTGGGAGCACGGACGGTGGTACGTCAAGGGTGACCCATCTCAAGGCAAGACGATTGCAGAGATAGCCATGGCCGCCCACAGTTCTCTGGAGTTGCCTGAGGGTGTGGAGGGGCACTTGGATGCCTCTGTTGTCTACAACCCACCCAATCTGACCTATCCTTTTGGGGCGTATATCTGTGTTGTCGACGTGGACCCCCAAACTGGAGCGGTGAAGGTGCGCCGGTTCATCGCAGTCGATGATTGTGGACCTCGGATTAACCCTATGATTGTTGAGGGACAGGTTCACGGGGGATTGGCTGATGGACTAGGTATGGCCCTGATGGAGGTCATCGCCTTCGATCCCGATGGCAATAATCTTGGAGGGTCGTTCATGGACTACCTGTTGCCGACGTCGATGGAGTGTCCAAGCTGGGAACTTGGAGAGACGGTCACGCCTTCTCCTCATCACCCTATTGGCGTTAAGGGAGTGGGCGAATCGGCGACGGTAGGATCGCCGCCGGCGGTGGTAAACGCAGTATTGGATGCTCTCCAGATTCGCCACGCAGACATGCCGTTCACCCCAGCTATGACGTGGCGTGCCCTGCAAGGTAGGCCAATGCGGCCGGATCTAGCTATCGAGTGA
- a CDS encoding FAD binding domain-containing protein, translating to MQVPAVFDYERASTVEDALALLVRHGPEARLIAGGHSLLPMMKLRLARPDVVIDINELKELDYIRVEGDELAIGAMTRHATVLESPLLAQHYHIFAEAERVIADPLVRNRGTVGGSLCQADPSEDLSAVFAALRGRVMIRSATQTRTVDARGFHVGPYQTEVRDAEILTEVRVPLRPGSGSCYQKVERRAGDWSIAAAGAFVQLEGDLVVDVGIGITAVGAEQFTCSEAEEILRGSDGSESVVETAARRCGELCNPSADQRGPVDYKRHLVAVLVGRALTKSIARAKGDMS from the coding sequence ATGCAAGTTCCTGCGGTATTCGATTATGAGCGCGCCTCTACTGTTGAGGATGCGCTCGCGTTGTTGGTCCGTCATGGTCCGGAGGCGCGCCTGATCGCTGGGGGTCACAGCCTCTTGCCGATGATGAAACTGCGCCTCGCTCGCCCAGACGTGGTGATCGACATCAATGAACTCAAAGAGTTGGACTACATTCGTGTGGAGGGCGACGAGCTGGCTATCGGCGCTATGACCCGACATGCGACGGTACTGGAATCTCCGCTACTAGCACAGCACTATCACATATTTGCCGAGGCCGAGCGGGTTATTGCGGATCCATTGGTTCGCAATCGAGGAACGGTGGGCGGTTCTCTTTGTCAGGCCGACCCTTCCGAGGATCTATCTGCGGTTTTTGCGGCGTTGCGAGGCAGGGTGATGATCCGTTCGGCGACCCAGACTCGCACGGTCGACGCGCGAGGGTTCCACGTTGGCCCGTACCAGACTGAGGTTCGTGATGCAGAGATTCTCACAGAGGTAAGGGTGCCATTACGCCCAGGCTCCGGTAGCTGCTACCAGAAGGTGGAGCGCAGAGCGGGTGACTGGTCAATTGCGGCGGCTGGGGCTTTTGTACAGCTCGAGGGCGACTTGGTGGTTGATGTCGGCATAGGGATCACGGCCGTCGGCGCGGAGCAGTTCACTTGTAGTGAGGCAGAGGAGATCCTTAGGGGAAGTGATGGTTCGGAGTCGGTAGTGGAGACAGCTGCAAGGAGATGTGGTGAACTCTGCAACCCCTCGGCGGACCAACGAGGACCGGTTGACTACAAACGCCATCTTGTGGCGGTGTTAGTCGGACGAGCCTTGACCAAGTCTATTGCTCGAGCAAAAGGGGATATGAGCTGA